One segment of Castanea sativa cultivar Marrone di Chiusa Pesio chromosome 3, ASM4071231v1 DNA contains the following:
- the LOC142628525 gene encoding calpain-type cysteine protease DEK1-like has protein sequence MVLLVYSILYGVTAKEAHWLGAITSAAVIILDWNMGACLYGFKLLNSRVAALFVAGTSRVFLICFGVHYWYLGHCVSYAVVASVLLGAAVSRHLSATNPLAARRDALQSTVIRLREGFRKKEQNSSSSSSEGCGSSMKRSSSVEAGHLGNVIEASGRSMAQCTVDGGSWNNVVLCRTASSQEGINSDKSIDSGRPSLALRSSSCRSVIQEAEIGTLCADKNVDHTSSLMVCSSSGLESQGCESSASTSANQQALDYLALAFQERLNDPRITSMLKRRARQGDLELTNLLQDKGLDPNFAMMLKEKNLDPTILALLQRSSLDADMDHRDNTDITKS, from the exons ATGGTACTTCTTGTGTACTCCATCTTATATGGTGTAACAGCAAAGGAGGCACATTGGCTGGGAGCCATTACATCAGCTGCAGTTATCATTCTTG ATTGGAATATGGGTGCATGCCTGTATGGCTTTAAGCTTCTTAACAGTCGTGTTGCAGCATTGTTTGTAGCTGGCACATCTCGGGTTTTTCTAATTTGCTTTGGAGTGCATTACTG GTACTTGGGGCATTGTGTTAGTTATGCCGTTGTAGCATCTGTTCTATTGGGGGCTGCGGTTTCTCGTCATTTATCAGCTACAAATCCATTGGCAGCTAGGAGGGATGCCTTACAGAGCACAGTGATTCGTCTAAGAGAGGGATTTCGTAAAAAGGAACAGAACAGTTCATCTAGCTCTTCTGAAGGTTGCGGCTCAAGTATGAAACGCAGTAGTAGTGTTGAAGCAGGTCACCTTGGTAATGTAATTGAAGCAAGTGGCAGAAGTATGGCACAATGCACGGTTGATGGTGGTTCCTGGAATAATGTTGTCCTCTGTCGAACAGCTAGTTCACAAGAGGGAATAAACAGTGATAAGAGCATAGATAGTGGAAGGCCAAGTTTAGCATTGCGTAGCAGTTCCTGTCGTTCTGTCATTCAAGAGGCTGAGATAGGGACGTTGTGTGCTGACAAAAATGTTGATCACACTAGCTCCTTGATGGTTTGTTCTAGTAGTGGGCTCGAAAGCCAAGGATGTGAGTCTAGTGCTTCAACTTCTGCAAATCAACAAGCGTTAGACTATTTAGCTCTTGCCTTCCAAGAAAGGCTGAATGACCCTAGGATTACATCTATGTTGAAAAGAAGGGCAAGGCAAGGTGACCTAGAATTGACTAACTTATTGCAAGATAAAGGATTGGATCCTAATTTTGCCATGATGTTGAAGGAGAAGAACCTGGATCCAACTATATTAGCATTGCTACAGAGGAGTAGTTTGGATGCAGATATGGATCATCGTGACAACACTGATATCACT AAGAGCTAA
- the LOC142628527 gene encoding uncharacterized protein LOC142628527, with translation MVIRAIRCKGDNVRKIAKCKGPHTCDKIQNAHDGRMIDSVFLAYVLERYIREDPAYKIKNLRHVALADLKHEVSHYKVWDAKQKAVAAIYGDFKESYAELPRFLAGLKDASPGTKYKLNVDDNEEPGTCTFKSVFWAFRPCIIGFKNCWPVISIDATHLYGKYKGKLMIAMATDANNKIYPLAFAVVESESTETWGWFLACIRRYVTVRRHPCVISDVHPGIQAIFRDTNRDYLQPPMTEHRYCLRHLCSNVNTRWNNETLKNLVWRAASATQEQKFNATFDLIENVNRDAHQYLKDVPKEKWALTFDEGYRYGTMTTNVSECFNGVLKGARSLPITAMVKYTWFKLNAYFDDRRNKSIEQLNSGKKWCKHALDIFMRNKEKAEHHRVTRLSAQQQSYQFVLGIDMMRKRYIDQCYSVDASFRSYAPVFPVLKDRLSWPDPEETRRVLPNPQLIREKGRPVSTRIRNEMDEGGKRPRTTPWKEGGRKVQCGLCDQEGHNRRTCPKRNEAPASGGLAD, from the exons ATGGTCATCCGTGCGATACGTTGCAAGGGAGACAATGTACGGAAGATCGCAAAATGCAAGGGCCCCCACACGTGCGACAAAATTCAGAATGCTCATGATGGACGGATGATTGATTCGGTGTTCCTAGCATACGTACTTGAGCGCTATATACGAGAAGACCCCGCGTATAAGATAAAGAACTTACGTCACGTTGCTTTGGCAGACTTAAAACACGAAGTATCTCACTACAAG GTTTGGGATGCCAAACAAAAGGCCGTTGCAGCTATATATGGGGATTTTAAGGAGTCTTATGCAGAGTTGCCACGTTTTTTGGCAGGACTTAAGGATGCAAGTCCGGGTACAAAGTATAAGTTAAACGTGGACGATAATGAAGAACCAGGAACCTGTACATTCAAGTCCGTATTTTGGGCGTTTCGTCCATGTATTATTGGGTTCAAGAACTGTTGGCCTGTGATTAGTATTGATGCAACCCACctctatggaaaatataaagggaaattgatgattgcaatggcgaCAGATGCTAATAATAAGATTTATCCACTAGCCTTCGCCGTTGTGGAGAGCGAGAGCACAGAGACTTGGGGTTGGTTCTTGGCTTGTATAAGAAGGTATGTTACTGTCCGGAGACACCCGTGTGTCATATCCGACGTACACCCTGGGATACAAGCTATCTTCAGAGACACTAATCGAGACTATTTGCAGCCTCCCATGACAGAACATCGTTACTGCCTTCGTCATCTATGCAGTAACGTGAACACTAGATGGAACAATGAAACTTTAAAGAACCTAGTATGGAGGGCAGCAAGTGCAACCCAGGAGCAAAAGTTCAATGCCACCTTTGATTTAATTGAGAATGTGAACCGGGATGCGCACCAATATCTGAAGGATGTGCCCAAAGAGAAATGGGCTCTAACTTTTGACGAGGGTTACCGTTATGGGACGATGACTACAAACGTCTCCGAGTGCTTCAATGGTGTTCTAAAGGGTGCTCGTAGCCTGCCCATTACAGCAATGGTGAAATACACATGGTTCAAACTGAATGCTTATTTCGATGATCGTCGCAATAAGAGCATAGAGCAGTTGAATTCAGGGAAAAAATGGTGTAAACATGCCTTAGATATCTTCATGAGAAATAAGGAGAAGGCGGAGCATCACAGGGTGACAAGATTGAGTGCGCAACAACAGTCATATCAA TTTGTATTAGGTATCGACATGATGCGGAAGCGGTACATTGACCAATGCTATAGCGTGGACGCATCGTTTCGGAGCTATGCTCCCGTTTTCCCTGTCTTGAAAGATAGATTATCATGGCCAGATCCTGAAGAAACTCGAAGGGTCCTCCCTAACCCCCAATTGATTCGAGAGAAAGGTCGCCCTGTCTCAACACGAATCAGGAATGAGATGGACGAGGGTGGGAAACGGCCTAGAACCACACCATGGAAGGAGGGCGGGAGGAAGGTGCAATGCGGGTTGTGTGACCAAGAGGGGCATAACCGAAGAACATGCCCTAAGCGGAATGAGGCCCCGGCGAGTGGTGGTCTCGCGGACTAG
- the LOC142628528 gene encoding putative membrane protein At3g27390, which translates to MADSLSKKLLEVPHLLNKPNTALYSLGEMPEAFQRTNRFDAPLKVAILAGLPALFGLWLGLSIAGSVLVGVGYGFFTPWVSAFEAFREDNESKKFIHCIVDGTWGTIKGSCTVVRDFADICYHSYPLYLEELRESPASNELRALRLIHVPACIIAGLMGLMVDIPLYTAIAIVKSPYMLFKGWFRLIHDLISREGPFLETACIPIAGLTILLWPIFVVASILIAIFSSIFIGLYASVIVYQERSFWRGLAYVIAMVAEFDEYTNDWLYLREGTVLPKPLYRKKSVAQSSEFSFRGNHVAVRKINSVSTEAPAMLMPSLANSRSVIETIQEVKVVQSISSKVMDALDNRPVSIRLKGLDCMKGSLAKARVLYAPVEEIGSEDRLLRACQVITDAYVEAGLVLEKDANQKLKASPREEGQESV; encoded by the exons ATGGCCGATTCTTTATCCAAGAAGTTACTTGAGGTCCCACATTTACTTAATAAGCCAAATACTGCACTGTATTCTTTAGGGGAAATGCCTGAAGCATTTCAGAG GACTAATAGATTTGATGCACCACTTAAAGTTGCTATCTTGGCTGGATTACCAGCCTTGTTTGGTTTATGGTTGGGTCTAAGCATTGCTGGGAGTGTTCTTGTGGGGGTGGGGTATGGATTCTTCACTCCATGGGTTTCTGCTTTTGAGGCCTTCAGAGAGGACAACGAGTCCAAGAAATTCATACACTGTATTGTG GACGGAACATGGGGCACCATTAAAGGAAGTTGTACAGTGGTTAGAGATTTTGCAGACATATGTTACCATTCATACCCACTTTACCTGGAGGAGTTGCGGGAATCCCCTGCTTCAAATGAGCTTCGAGCTCTTAG GTTAATTCATGTACCTGCATGCATCATTGCTGGGTTAATGGGGCTAATGGTGGACATTCCTCTTTACACTGCAATTGCTATTGTGAAGAGTCCATATATGTTGTTCAAGGGCTGGTTTCGACTGATACATGATCTAATTAGCCGAGAAGGCCCATTTCTTGAAACAGCTTGCATCCCCATTGCTGGTTTGACAATCCTTTTGTGGCCAATTTTTGTAGTGGCGAGTATATTAATAGCAATTTTTTCAAGCATTTTCATTGGATTGTATGCTTCAGTTATAGTATATCAG GAAAGATCTTTCTGGAGAGGTTTAGCTTATGTGATTGCAATGGTTGCTGAATTTGATGAGTACACAAATGATTGGCTCTATCTTCGAGAGGGGACTGTCCTTCCAAA GCCCCTGTATCGAAAGAAAAGTGTTGCTCAATCATCTGAGTTTTCTTTTAGAGGGAATCATGTGGCTGTACGCAAAATCAATTCTGTTTCCACAGAAGCACCTGCAATGCTTATGCCAAGCCTAGCTAATTCAAGATCAGTTATAGAGACCATACAAGAAGTAAAAGTGGTACAG AGTATCTCCTCAAAAGTGATGGATGCTTTGGATAATCGGCCTGTCTCTATAAGGCTTAAGGGGCTG GATTGCATGAAAGGTTCTTTGGCCAAAGCCCGTGTTCTTTATGCTCCTGTGGAAGAAATTGGCAGTGAGGACAGACTGTTACGTGCTTGTC AAGTCATTACTGATGCATATGTTGAAGCTGGACTGGTTCTTGAAAAAGATGCTAATCAGAAGTTAAAG GCAAGTCCAAGAGAAGAAGGTCAAGAAAGTGTGTGA
- the LOC142628529 gene encoding serine/threonine-protein phosphatase 7 long form homolog, with translation MAGGAVRNPLPADATEVRVQRYARYYILQMLGSILFMDKCGERLSIMYLQFFNPIGNGKNYSWGSATLSWLYRHLCKASEKTAKQIGGALLLVQLWAWARFPQICPVMRHPHCARPRVHLSSRWKGAKITTDHPMHVLRAYRVSLASLRPNQIVWEPYRDYLGSLPAYCTAGQHIWRSIVPLIHFWVIEGHHPERVLRQFGMKQGVPDNVDTSIELHKITLQGKQEKNWVQEHATHIARWAAHATIAESPPFHGVMSYNDEYMVWYRSITVRHITKETSYWDTLVESQLRIMAKFEPGSEIYTDCMNALQSVEEISRLTLDDVRTVGNASEPAVRRGRQAGGRRGHGGRQSSQCHASSRYLTTASRHTSGGRHTPVHDHTMEEASQTSDEMMQDTRYDMGSMAHDDAGPSHTFAQTCRSPSMEMYVVEMR, from the exons ATGGCCGGAGGAGCGGTTCGCAACCCTCTTCCCGCCGACGCCACCGAGGTGCGTGTGCAACGATATGCTCGGTATTACATACTCCAAATGTTGGGTAGTATACTGTTTATGGACAAATGCGGCGAACGGCTCTCAATCATGTATCtacaatttttcaatccaatcGGCAATGGAAAGaattatagttggggtagtgcaaCACTAAGTTGGCTATATAGACACCTCTGTAAGGCATCAGAGAAGACAGCCAAGCAAATTGGTGGTGCACTGCTATTGGTGCAGTTGTGGGCGTGGGCGAGGTTTCCACAAATATGTCCTGTGATGAGGCATCCACACTGTGCACGCCCCCGGGTCCACTTGTCATCGAG ATGGAAAGGGGCTAAGATAACAACTGACCATCCAATGCATGTCCTACGCGCCTATCGTGTGTCGCTTGCTTCACTCCGGCCAAATCAG ATTGTCTGGGAGCCATATAGAGATTATTTGGGTTCCCTGCCCGCATATTGTACGGCAGGCCAACACATATGGAGGTCCATCGTGCCGCTCATACATTTTTGGGTGATTGAAGGCCATCACCCCGAACGTGTTCTGAGACAGTTTGGGATGAAGCAAGGCGTACCGGACAATGTCGATACTTCAATTGAACTTCACAAGATAACGCTCCAAGGCaagcaagaaaaaaattgggttcAAGAACATGCCACTCATATTGCTAGATGGGCTGCGCATGCCACAATTGCTGAATCACCGCCCTTTCATGGGGTAATGAGCTACAATGACGAGTATATGGTGTGGTATCGTTCCATCACTGTTCGGCATATTACAAAAGAGACCTCATACTGGGACACTTTG GTTGAATCACAGTTGAGGATTATGGCGAAGTTCGAACCAGGGTCTGAGATCTACACGGACTGTATGAATGCCTTGCAATCTGTTGAAGAAATCAGTCGATTGACCTTGGACGATGTACGCACTGTGGGCAACGCAAGTGAACCGGCTGTAAGGCGTGGTCGGCAAGCAGGTGGACGTCGAGGGCATGGAGGCCGTCAATCTAGTCAGTGCCATGCATCTAGTCGGTATCTCACAACTGCGAGCCGTCACACATCAGGTGGCCGTCACACACCCGTGCATGACCACACGATGGAGGAGGCAAGTCAGACATCAGATGAGATGATGCAGGACACTCGTTATGACATGGGCTCCATGGCACATGATGATGCGGGTCCATCCCATACGTTTGCCCAGACATGTCGGTCCCCATCCATG GAGATGTATGTGgtagagatgagatga